GCTGGTGGAGGAACTGGTCCGGCGCGGCCACCGCGTCAGCTACGCCACCGGGCCGGCCACCGTGGAGGACGCCGTCGCCGCGGGGGCGTCGCCGGTGGTCCTGCCCTCGCAGTTGCCGCCCGGCCTGGCGGCGCGGGGAGGGTTCACGGCGGAGCAGCTCGCCGTGACGATGGAGTACTACCTGGACGACGCGCGGGCCTGTTTCCCCGTCCTGGCCGAACACTTCGCGGCCGATTTGCCGCAGGTGGTGTGCTACGACTCGGTGACTTTCACCGGGAGGATGCTGGCGGGCCTGCTCGGGGTGCGGGAGGTCTCCTTGGTGCCGACCTTCGCGGAGAACGAGTCCTTCTCGGCGGCGCAGGTGTATTTGCCGGCCGATTTCGACCACACCCACCCCCGGCTGCTGGCCGCGGTCCAGGACATGGGGAAGTTCACGCAGGACCACGGCTTCCTGGACGGCCCGAACCTGATGTTCGGCCACGTGCCCCCGACGAGCGTGGTGTTCGTCCCCCGGGAGTTCCAGCCGGCGGGGGACACCTTCGACGAGCGCTTCCACTTCGTCGGGCCTTCGCTGAGCAGCCGGCAGATCTCGGGGCGGTGGAGCCCCCGCTCGCCGGGCCCGGTGCTGCTGATCTCGCTGGGAACCGTCTTCAACGACCGGCCCGAGTTCTACCGGGCCTGCATCGAGGCGTTCGGCGACAGCGACTGGCAGGTCGTCATGGCCGTGGGCGGCCTGGACCGGCACGCGCTGGGCCCGGTCCCGGCCAACGTCGAAGTGCACGCGCAGGTGCCGCAGGTCGCGGTGCTGCGGCACGCCGAGGTGTTCCTGAGCCACGCCGGGATGAACTCGGCCATGGAGTCCCTCTACCACGGGGTGCCCATCGTGGCCCTGCCGCAGATCCCGGAACAGCAGGCGATCGCCCGCCGTGCCCAGGACCTGCAGGTCGCCACGACACTCACCGACCCCACCGTCCAGGACCTGCGCGACGCGGTCCGCACGGCCCGCTCCTACCGCCCCCGGGCGGCAGCCCTGAGCCGGATCGTCCGCGCAGCGGGCGGCGCCTCGAGGGCGGCGGACGTCCTGGAGGAACTACTGCCCCACTGACCCCCACCCCCGCCGGGACGGCCCGCCCCCGCCCCGGCGGGGTCCGGCCCCGCGCACGCTCTCCTGCACCGAGCCGCTCCGGCGCGAAGCGGCCCGGGGAGGAGTTGCTGCCCCGGTGGCGACCGGACCCCGCCGGGGCGGCCCGCCCCCGCCCCGGCCCGCCGAGGTCCGGCCCCTGCACCGGGCCGCCCCGGTGCGAAGCGGTCCGCCACCGCTCCCGCTCGGCGGGGTCCGCCCCCGTCCCCGCTCGGCGGGGTCCGCCCCCGTCCCCGCCCTTCTGCGGCGGCTCCTGTGCGGGGCCGCTCCGGCGCGAAGCGGCTCGGGTCGGGTTCGTGGGGAAGTCCGTCTGTCGGTGGCCTGTTGCGGCCGGGCACGCCTTCGTGGTCGATGCCGTCCGGGCCGTGCTGGCCCCGTTCTGCGCCGAGCTGGCCGTCCCGGAGCGGCCGACCCTGCTGCGCACCGCCGCGATGTGGCACTTGTCCTCCACCGTCACCGGCGTGCTGCGCGAACTCTCCACCAGCGCACTGGAGTTGGCACTCGCTCTGCACCCGACCCCGGCCGTCTGCGGCACCCCGACCGCGCAGGCCCGGACGCCCGGGAGGAGCGGCAGGACCAGGTCCGCCTGCGTGACCAGGTCCAGGACCGCATCAACGCCGCGCTCACCGCCGCCCGCGAGGCCAGCGATCGGGGTGCCCATACGCTCGGACGCCTCAGCGCCGGCGTCCTCACCCAGATCCGAGTGGACGGAGCCGCGAGCGAGACGGCGAAGGACGTCCAGGACGTCGCCGAGAACCTGGGCCTCGCCGCCCCCTGCATCCCGGAAAACAAAGACACCGAGCAGAGCGCCGAGTGGTGGAAGTCCCTGACGCCCGAGCAGTAGCAGAGCTACATCGCCCTGCACCCCGAGGAGATCGGCCGCCTCGACGGCCTGCCCGCGCCGCCGCGCTGGTCCAGCTCGCCCAGGACATGCCGCCAGCGGCCCTCGTGCCGCTGCTGGGCCTGCACATCACCATCGCCGTCAAGTGACGCGGGCGTGCGGCCACCGACTGGACCGCCTACTTGAAGGCCCGCACCACAGCCCAGGAACGCAAGCGCGACATGCCCGCGCCTCCGCCGGTCAGCCCCGCTGACGGTCTGCCGACCATCGGGTAACGGACCGACACCGGCTCGCAATTCGGGCCGTGAGGCGCAGTCGGTGGTGACCCGCCGGCGGGTCACCACCGATCGTAGCCCGACTCGGAAGAAACGGCCTGCCGCATTTCCTACCAAGGGCTTTCGACTGTGTCGTCGGGATATTCTCGGTCGCTGCGCATTCCGTTCGCATTGCCCGTGATCCAGGTGATGGACTCGGGGCGGTCGCCGTTGTCGGCCCTGCAGAATTCCTCCACGGCGGCGCGAATTCGGTCGAGCGGGAATGTGCTTGCGCGGTCGTGGTAATGGGGGTAGTAGGATTCCGATACCACGCGGGGGTCGGAGTCGGGAGGTTCGGGATTGTCGGACACCCAGACGTGGTCGTAGACTCCGCCTTTCTTGGGATTCCTGCCGGTTACGAACCATGCCAGCCCGCCGTAGCCCGTCGACCGGTTCACCGCAACAACGAGGCAGTTGTCGGGAGGGCATCTTTCCCAATGGGGGTCATCGGTGATCGAGAGTTCGAAAACTTCTCTCGGTGGGCATGAGTCATCGGTCGCCTGGCCGGGATCCTCGGCCTCGAATATCTGGGACGCGAGCAGAAGTTTTTCCTGGAGGCTTTCGGCATGCCTTCGGGAGCCTTTATGGATAATGCTGAGAATCATTACTGGACCTGTCGAT
The window above is part of the Kitasatospora sp. NA04385 genome. Proteins encoded here:
- a CDS encoding macrolide family glycosyltransferase, which translates into the protein MAHFAFVSAPASGHVNPTLPLVEELVRRGHRVSYATGPATVEDAVAAGASPVVLPSQLPPGLAARGGFTAEQLAVTMEYYLDDARACFPVLAEHFAADLPQVVCYDSVTFTGRMLAGLLGVREVSLVPTFAENESFSAAQVYLPADFDHTHPRLLAAVQDMGKFTQDHGFLDGPNLMFGHVPPTSVVFVPREFQPAGDTFDERFHFVGPSLSSRQISGRWSPRSPGPVLLISLGTVFNDRPEFYRACIEAFGDSDWQVVMAVGGLDRHALGPVPANVEVHAQVPQVAVLRHAEVFLSHAGMNSAMESLYHGVPIVALPQIPEQQAIARRAQDLQVATTLTDPTVQDLRDAVRTARSYRPRAAALSRIVRAAGGASRAADVLEELLPH
- a CDS encoding Imm1 family immunity protein is translated as MILSIIHKGSRRHAESLQEKLLLASQIFEAEDPGQATDDSCPPREVFELSITDDPHWERCPPDNCLVVAVNRSTGYGGLAWFVTGRNPKKGGVYDHVWVSDNPEPPDSDPRVVSESYYPHYHDRASTFPLDRIRAAVEEFCRADNGDRPESITWITGNANGMRSDREYPDDTVESPW